CGCCTCGGAGCTCGGGGCGCTCCTTCCGAAAATCATTGAGCTCGCCTCGCTGGAGGTGCTCCTCAAGCGCCTCTCCCGCGAGATTGAGAAGACCCGCCGCCGGGTGAACGCTCTCGAATACGTGATGATTCCCGAGATCAGCAGAACCAAGAAGGCTATTCAGAGCAAGCTCGAAGAGAGCGAGCGCTCCTCACGGGTACGGCTGATGAAAGTCAAAGAGATGCTCGAAGCCCGCGGCATGTAGGTGGGGGTCCCGGCCTGCCCCCTCCGGCGGGAACCGGGCCCCTGCAGCACGTCCCCCCTCGCGATTGACCCATTGCTCTACCCGTGCATTCCCTTTTTGACAAAATATGCGACAAAAAATAGGGCTTGACTTCTCGAATGAAAGTGGTATATTATTTTCCAGTGCGACTGGCTAGTGGTGCACTTGCTAACGGGTAATCAAAGCGAGGAGTCCTAAAACAGAGAGGTGATTATGAAAAGATTGCTGGCCTGTGCGGTGGTCGTCGGGGTGATGCTGTTGTTACCCCTGTTCATTGGGGCGAGCCTGGAGAACCCATCGCTCTCAGAGTATTTCCACCTCGGTAACTATTACACCGTCACGGAGCAGTTCGATCTCGCTATCACAAGTAACAATGCGATGATCGCCAAGCACCCGGTGACGAGGGAGGCTGAGCATGGCTGGCTCGGAATCGGGTATTGTTACCAGCAGCTCATGCTTCGCTCCATGGCTGAGTTCGAAAAGGCAAAGGCGAGGGGAGACGTCCCCAAGAGGGAACTTGAGGAGATGACCTCCCGGGTCAATTCAAATATGAATCAGGCTCTCGCGGCGTACCAGAAAGTCATCGCCCAATTCCCCGCATCGAAAGCTGAAGCGATAATCGGGGTCGCGCTCACCTACGCGGCGTTTGGTTCTGAAAAGGAAGCTATGGCAATGCGCGAGCTGAAAAAAGTTACCGATAGCTATCCTGAGGAGGCGGGGAGGGCGCATCTGCTCATCGGTGACACCTATGCAAAAAACAAAGAAGGCGTTGCGGCTGAACAGGCGTACAGTCTCGCATCTGTTTTATACCCGGAGGTCGCGTCTCTTGCCCTGTCGAAGTATGCCGACCTTAAGCTGGATTCAGAGGAGTACGGGAATGCCGTGGATACCGACACGACGATTATTCAATCACTTGGCATTGACGGCGCCTATGACGATAAATACCACTTCATAGGGTCCATAGTGCAGAACGCCATAGAGAAGCGTGGCCAGGCCGAACGCGCGCTGGAGAGTATGGATGATGAGCTCGACAGCTATCGATCCGTGTATACGCGATACATCGGGACTAACGTGGGGATGGCCGCGCAGATGAAGCTGGCGGAGGCATTATGGTACTACGGGAAGAGCGATGATGCGGCAAAGATACTGAAGCAGATCATGAATGACTACCCGCGGAGCGTCTGGTGCGTGAGAGCGACGATGCTCCTCGCAAAGTTACAGGGTGCTACCAAGAACGCAGTGGAGACCTATCAGAAGCTCATCAGCACCTACCCGTTCAGTATCCATCGGGTACAGGCGCAGTTTAAGCTCGCCGAGGTCCATCTGGCTCAGGCTGAAAAGCAGGAGGATCCCGGAGAGAAGAAGAAGCTGAGAGCCGAGGCCAAGAATGTCTGCGATGGGGTCATTGCGGATTACCCCCTGTGCGCCGAGGGTGAACAGGCAAAGGATTTCATCGCCAAGAATAAGCTCTAGGGAATAACCCAACAGGGGAGTGTGATCTGGACATCCCCCAAAAACTTATCATCAAAATACACAATACGTTGTGTCGGAAGTGGATGCAGTATTAGTGAAGTGAAACAGATACTATTTTGTAGGTGTATTCCAATGCATAATCCACCACGGAGGACACGGAGATAACGTACTACCCTAAATGATAGGTCATTACAGTAGTTCTTTCTCTGTGGGTTCTCCGTGCTCTCTGTGTCCCTGCCCGCCGGCAGGCAGGTCCGTGGTGAAAAATTACCTTAGTTTCTAAGAAGGGGAGAATCCAGGAGTGTGATGCATTGAAAGAGATATGTGTATTTGCCATCGTCGTGACCCTGTGTCTCGGTCTCGGAAAGGTATGGGCAGAAGATCTGGGCAAGCTCAGCGCGAACCCATCGAATCCGGATTCTACAAGCAATCCTTACGGAGCATAACTACTCAGGTAGTCAGAAGCCAGGGGCCAGAATCCAGAATGGATCGCGCATAAGCTTCCAGAAGCTTATTGACCTCTTCGAGTAACTTCATTAACTCGGAAACATCGCCGTAGCCCAAGCCCTCAAATGTCGCCGCCGGCGTCCTCATTCAAACTCCTGACTCCTGAATTCTGGCTCCTGAGCAGTTACTACGGAGCCGGGAGTCGCCTCCGCCAAGAAAAAAGCTGTTCCCCATAGGCAAGGTACTTCAACTCTCTCAACTGAGTGAATCCCACTTTGTTCCACAGGTGTTGCACTTGCTTGTGGCGCGCGCAACATGATACTTGACGCTCGATTATGCCGATAATCCAGATCAATTCAGCGAAGTGGGATTGACAATCACGCCCCGCGTGCGCGTGCATAGAATGGGTGGGTGCGGCGGTGCCGCATATGCTACGCCGCCTTGACAACCTTGCCGGCCTTGAGGCAACCGGTACATACCAATATTCTTCTGGGCTTCCCCTTGATCAGGGTACGGACGGTTTGAAGGTTGGGCATGAAGCGGCGCTTCGTGACGCCCGTGATGCGTCGACCAACGCCGCCTTTGATCTTCGCGAGGCCGCGTCTCTTCATCTTCCTCCCGGCTGCCGGATGTTTCCCGCAGATCTCACATATTCTGGACATTACTGGACTCCTCTTTTCTGCTTTTAGAGGAGTGATAATAGACGGAACTGCCGAATTGTGCAATACTTTTCTCAACATACTTTTCTCGTCATGGTTGAGGGTGTATGGTTGAGGGTTGAGAGTTGTCCATTGTTCCTCCGCTCCCTCAACCCTCAGCCAGTAACGAATATCTCAGCCATGCAGGATTTGAGCCAGGTAAAGGCGCAGTACGTGAAGGGAGTGGGCCCGCGTCGCTCCGAACTGCTCAGCGCGCTCGGCATTCAGAGCGTGATCGACCTGCTCCAGCATTACCCCCGGCGCTATGAAGACCGGAGGCAGATCCGGCGGATCGCGCAGCTTGAGACCGGGAGGGAAGAAACGATACAGGGGAAGGTGCTCGCGATCGGCACCAAGCGGGTGAGCAGAACGCTCACCATCGTCCAGGCTGCCGTGAGCGATGGCAGCGGTACCGTGTACGCCACCTGGTTCAACCAGCCGTATATGCAGTCCCGGTTCAAAAACGGGCAGGAGCTGATACTCACCGGCAAGGTGCAGCGTCGCGGACAGATGGAAATTCTTTCGCCTGAATTTGAGATTTTGAGCGGGCAGAGCGACGACCTGCTGCACACGGGCCGCATCGTGCCCCTCTATCCATTGAGCGAGCATCTCACACAGCGAACCATGAGGCGGATCATTCATGCCTGTCTTGAGAACTATGCCGAGTCTGTTCCGGAGCTGCTTGAACCAGCGCTGAGAAGAGAACGCGACCTCTGCCAGATCTCGGACGCGCTCAGGAATATCCACTTTCCGGAGAGCCCGGCGGCGCTGGAGCAGGCGAGGAGGCGGCTTGTGTTCGATGAGTTTCTCCACATGCAGCTTGCGATTCTTCTGAAAAGGAAACAGCTCGCGGAGATTCCCGGCTCGTCTAAGAAGGGAGGGGAGCTTGTCCGGCGCTTTCTGGAATCGCTCCCGTTCACGCTCACCCGCGCGCAGGAAAGGGTAATCGCAGAAGTACGCGCTGACATGGAGCGGACGCGTCCAATGAACCGCCTCCTCCAGGGAGACGTGGGGTCGGGGAAGACCGTAGTCGCGGTCGTCGCGCTGCTCATTGCACTCGATGCGGGATATCAGGGCGTGCTCATGGTCCCCACTGAGATTCTCGCAGAGCAGCACTGGACGACTCTCCGCGCACTGCTCTCCCCGCTGGGGATCAAGCCTTCCCTCCTGATAGGAGAGATGAGCGCGACTGAGAAGGCTGCGGTGCGCGGAGCAGTCCGCTCGGATGAACCATTGATCGTCGTGGGGACACACGCACTGATTCAGGAAGAAGTTGAGTTCTCACGGCTCGGCGTGGTGATCGTGGATGAGCAGCACAAATTCGGGGTGTCCCAGAGGGCCCATCTCAAGGCGAAGGGAGAGAATCCTGATTTTATGGTTATGACGGCGACGCCCATTCCCCGGACGCTCGCGCTCACGCTTTATGGAGACCTGGACATTTCAGTGCTCGATAAGATGCCGCCCGGCCGCGGGACCGTCACGACGCGATGGGTCCTGCCGGAGAAGATAGGGGACGCATATGCCTTTATCAGGAGCGAGGCACTTAAGGGACGCCAGGCGTACATCGTGTATCCGCTCATCGACGAGAGCGAAAAGCTCCCCCTCGGCGCCGCGAGCACTATGGCGGAACAGCTCAAGAAGCAGCAGTTCTGCGATCTGAGCGTGGGATTGATACACGGCAGAATGATCCGCGAGGAGCGGGAGGGCGTGATGAGCAATTTCCGTGCTGGTCTCATACAGGTGCTGGTTGCAACCTCCGTGATCGAGGTGGGGCTCGATGTGCCGAACGCGTGCGTCATGCTGGTCGAGCACGCTGAACGATTCGGCCTCTCTCAGCTTCACCAGATGCGGGGGAGGATTGGGCGGGGCCGCGAGCGTTCATACTTCCTCTTCAGCGGGCAGCCCGGGGCAGAGGAGGGGAGGAGGAGGCTTGAGGCATTGTGCGCCACGAACGACGGTTTCCAGATCGCCGAAATGGATCTCGATCTCCGGGGGCCGGGTGAATTTTTCAGCGGCCGTCAGCACGGAGGACCCGACCTGAGGCTGGCCAATCTCTTTAAGGACGAGGGACTGCTGAAGCTCGCCCGCGAGACCGCCGCGCGCATTGCCGCCGAGGACCGGATGCTGAAAATGGAATCGCACCGGGGCCTGAGGGAGCTGCTCATAAAAAAGTACAGAGGGAAATTCTTCCTCGGAATCACCGGATGACCACAGGATTAAGCGGTGAGGAGTAAGCGGTAAGGAGTAAGCACTACGCACTATGTTTAAGGGCTTAATCCTTAGTGCTTAATTCGTAAGGGGTCACTTATAGAGGGGGCCACGGATCCCGCTAAGCGGGACGGATTATGACGGATATTCACAGATGAAAAGAAAGCTTCATCTGCGGCCATCCGTGTGGTTATCCGTGAAAATCCGTGGCGAACATCATTTACCGTTACCCCTGCAAAACTGACCAATTACTCTCCTTAGTAAGCTGCGGGGGGCGTTACTTCACCGGGCCTGCGAGAATGATGGACAGACTGTCCGGGTGGAGATACTCGCGCGCGACGCGGAGGACATCCCTGGCACTCACGGCCTTGATAAGGTCCGGATACCGCTCGAAGTAGTCCAGACCGAGGTTGTAGAATTGAATATCCGCGAGCGCCGCCGCAACGGCGCCGTTCGTCTCCAGCTGCCTCGGCAGGCTCTTGACGATAAAGTCCTTGCTCTCCTGGAGCTCTCGAGAGCTGACGCCCTCATCTCGCATCTTGAGCACGCCATTCCGTATTTCCCTCACCGCCTTATCGACATTCTTAGGGTTGACGCCGGCCCTCACCAGAAACGGCCCCACGTAACGGTAGGGTATAAATGCGCTCATGACATAGTACGCGAGCCCCTCATCCTCCCTGATGGTGCGGCCCAGTCTCCCGCCCATCCCGAAGCGGCCGAGGATCGTGTTCATCACATGCAGCGCGTAATAATCGGGGTTATCGCGCGAGATTCCCCTGAAGCCGGCGGCGATATCCAC
This is a stretch of genomic DNA from Candidatus Auribacterota bacterium. It encodes these proteins:
- a CDS encoding tetratricopeptide repeat protein gives rise to the protein MKRLLACAVVVGVMLLLPLFIGASLENPSLSEYFHLGNYYTVTEQFDLAITSNNAMIAKHPVTREAEHGWLGIGYCYQQLMLRSMAEFEKAKARGDVPKRELEEMTSRVNSNMNQALAAYQKVIAQFPASKAEAIIGVALTYAAFGSEKEAMAMRELKKVTDSYPEEAGRAHLLIGDTYAKNKEGVAAEQAYSLASVLYPEVASLALSKYADLKLDSEEYGNAVDTDTTIIQSLGIDGAYDDKYHFIGSIVQNAIEKRGQAERALESMDDELDSYRSVYTRYIGTNVGMAAQMKLAEALWYYGKSDDAAKILKQIMNDYPRSVWCVRATMLLAKLQGATKNAVETYQKLISTYPFSIHRVQAQFKLAEVHLAQAEKQEDPGEKKKLRAEAKNVCDGVIADYPLCAEGEQAKDFIAKNKL
- the rpmB gene encoding 50S ribosomal protein L28; amino-acid sequence: MSRICEICGKHPAAGRKMKRRGLAKIKGGVGRRITGVTKRRFMPNLQTVRTLIKGKPRRILVCTGCLKAGKVVKAA
- the recG gene encoding ATP-dependent DNA helicase RecG, which produces MQDLSQVKAQYVKGVGPRRSELLSALGIQSVIDLLQHYPRRYEDRRQIRRIAQLETGREETIQGKVLAIGTKRVSRTLTIVQAAVSDGSGTVYATWFNQPYMQSRFKNGQELILTGKVQRRGQMEILSPEFEILSGQSDDLLHTGRIVPLYPLSEHLTQRTMRRIIHACLENYAESVPELLEPALRRERDLCQISDALRNIHFPESPAALEQARRRLVFDEFLHMQLAILLKRKQLAEIPGSSKKGGELVRRFLESLPFTLTRAQERVIAEVRADMERTRPMNRLLQGDVGSGKTVVAVVALLIALDAGYQGVLMVPTEILAEQHWTTLRALLSPLGIKPSLLIGEMSATEKAAVRGAVRSDEPLIVVGTHALIQEEVEFSRLGVVIVDEQHKFGVSQRAHLKAKGENPDFMVMTATPIPRTLALTLYGDLDISVLDKMPPGRGTVTTRWVLPEKIGDAYAFIRSEALKGRQAYIVYPLIDESEKLPLGAASTMAEQLKKQQFCDLSVGLIHGRMIREEREGVMSNFRAGLIQVLVATSVIEVGLDVPNACVMLVEHAERFGLSQLHQMRGRIGRGRERSYFLFSGQPGAEEGRRRLEALCATNDGFQIAEMDLDLRGPGEFFSGRQHGGPDLRLANLFKDEGLLKLARETAARIAAEDRMLKMESHRGLRELLIKKYRGKFFLGITG